A single region of the Zonotrichia albicollis isolate bZonAlb1 chromosome 16, bZonAlb1.hap1, whole genome shotgun sequence genome encodes:
- the ARL6IP1 gene encoding ADP-ribosylation factor-like protein 6-interacting protein 1: MAEGDNNSVYQLAAETASLEEQLQGWGEVILMTDKVLRWERAWFPLALMSVVSFSFLMIYYLDPSVLSGVSCLVMFLCLADYLVPALAPRIFGSNKWTTEQQQRFHEICGNLVKCRRRIVGWWKRLFTMKEEKPKMYFMTMVFTLAVVAWIGQQVHNLFLTYLIVSFLLLFPGLNQHGIITKYIGMAKREINKLLKHKEKKNE; this comes from the exons ATGGCGGAGGGGGACAACAACAGCGTCTACCAGCTG GCAGCTGAAACTGCAAGCTTGGAGGAGCAGTTGCAAGGATGGGGAGAAGTGATTCTGATGACAGATAAAGTTCTGCGCTGGGAGCGAGCCTGGTTTCCCCTGGCACTGATGAGTGttgtttccttctccttcct GATGATCTACTATTTGGACCCTTCAGTTCTCTCAGGTGTCTCCTGTTTGGTCATGTTCCTCTGTTTGGCTGATTACCTGGTTCCTGCTCTTGCTCCTCGGATCTTTGGCTCTAATAAGTG GACCACggagcagcagcaaaggttTCATGAGATTTGTGGCAATTTGGTGAAGTGTCGCCGCCGGATTGTTGGCTGGTGGAAGCGTCTCTTCACTATGAAGGAAGAAAAGCCTAAAATG TACTTCATGACCATGGTCTTCACTCTTGCTGTGGTTGCCTGGATTGGACAGCAGGTTCACAATCTCTTTCTGACCTATCTTATTG TAAGCTTCTTGTTGCTGTTTCCTGGACTAAACCAACATGGGATCATCACAAAGTACATTGGAATGGCGAAAAGGGAGATCAACAAACTTCTCAagcacaaggaaaagaaaaatgaatga